The nucleotide sequence TTCGTCAGCGCCCGCGCCTACCCTGACGGCGTTGGCGATGAACCGCAGCATGTTTACATGGGAGCAGGCGTCCGAGACATTCTGAAGACCTTCGGCGTCCGTCGATTTGATATGCCGGGGGACCTTGCAGGCTTCACGTCGCTGTTAGATAAGGCCGATGAGATCGTCACTCGGCATGAGAACAGCGTCGTCATCATGGTGCCGAAAGGGAGTATCAAGGCAAGCCGGACTGAGCCTGAACAGGAACGCCAATACAGTATGTCCCGGCACGAAGCCATTCGAATCATTGCCGGCCTCCTTTCAGGAGGCGAGGCCGTCATCTCGACCACCGGCAAAATATCGCGCGAGCTTTTCGCCACCCAGGACCGTCAGGGCAATTTTTATATGCAAGGGTCAATGGGGTACGCGCGAGCCATCGCCCTGGGTGTCGCGTTAAATCGCCCGGAACGTCGCGTTGTCGTTCTGGATGGCGATGGTGCCGCGCTGATGCACATGGGCTCCTTCTCGACCGTTGGTTACTACGCCCCGCCAAATCTAGTAGACATTGTGCTGGATAATGAAGCGCATGGCTCTACCGGCAACCAGGCAACCACGTCGGTGACAACAGCCCTTGATCTCGTCGCTAAGGCATGTAGCTATCGCCAGACCTATCGGTGTGAAACCGCGGATGAGTTAAGGTCGGCAGTTGGGGAGGCTCTACGCGTAACCGGGCCAACCTTCATCCTGGTGAAGGTCAACCGGGAAGAGAGCGCCGACATGCCGCGCATCACGACCAAGCACGCACCAGACCAGTCTGCCCGAACTTTTCGCGAGTTCCTGTTAGACAGCGCGCAGCAGTAAAGCAATGTCCCGGTTCAAATCCATAGGGTTCGGCCACAGAGAAAATGATCGATTCGTATGAGTGGGATTCCTGAGATAGGTCAAACCGTCTTTAATTTCATCGC is from Blastocatellia bacterium and encodes:
- the aepY gene encoding phosphonopyruvate decarboxylase, whose protein sequence is MITATDFCDSLLERGYSFYTVVPCSVFKHAINEVLRSPHLKYVMAANEGAALAIAAGAWLSRCKSVVLLQNSGVGNLINPLSSLSLPYHIPSLLFVSARAYPDGVGDEPQHVYMGAGVRDILKTFGVRRFDMPGDLAGFTSLLDKADEIVTRHENSVVIMVPKGSIKASRTEPEQERQYSMSRHEAIRIIAGLLSGGEAVISTTGKISRELFATQDRQGNFYMQGSMGYARAIALGVALNRPERRVVVLDGDGAALMHMGSFSTVGYYAPPNLVDIVLDNEAHGSTGNQATTSVTTALDLVAKACSYRQTYRCETADELRSAVGEALRVTGPTFILVKVNREESADMPRITTKHAPDQSARTFREFLLDSAQQ